TGAGGGAAACATATGCTGAACATACGCTTCTATGAGGAGAAAGATCTTGAAGATCTGGCGGCCTTAATGGCCGATCTGGGATACCCGACAGACCGTGAGCAGATGGGCAGGCGGATGAAGAGGATTATGGAAGAGTCTTCTTATTTTACTTTCGTAGCTGTTAAAGATAACCGGGTGGTCGGGATGATCGGCTGCCGGGAAGCGGTTGGATACGAATTTGATGATTGTTCCGTACAGATTAATGCGCTGGTTACCAAGCAGGAGGTTCAAGGACAGGGGATCGGTCGGGCGTTGTTACAAAATGTGGAACAGTGGGCAAAGGAGAGAGGAGCGAAAGGGCTCTTCTTAACGAGCGGAAACAAACCTGAACGAAAGTATGCTCATGAATTCTATCAGCAGTTAGGGTTTATAATTACAGTATTTCCTGAACGGGAAAGCCCACTTCTTTAGGTGTGGGATGAAAGTGAGGTCGGATACGGAGTGCCACTAGCCGAAAGGTTTGTGGTGCTTCAAGTATCCGAAAAGTCTATGCCCTTTCTCTGTTGCAGTATATCTGTTCAATTGATACTATATAGACATGAACGAATACAGAAGAACCAACACAACCGTATCTCTACTGAATTATCATTTTGTTTTCTGCCCACGATACAGAAGAAAGATTTTTCTCAAAGCAGAGGTAGAGCAACGCTTCAAAGAATTAGTACATGAAGTGTGTGCGGAACTAAAAATTGAGATTGTCGCCCTTGAGTGCGATAAAGACCACACTCACATGTTCCTTAGTGCACTACCAACATTAAGTCCTGCCGATATTATGGCGAAAGTGAAAGGACGCACCTCTAGAAAGCTACGTAAAGAGTTTCCACACCTCTTGCATTTGCCGAGTTTATGGACACGTTCATATTTTGTTTCTACTGCTGGAAATGTATCAAACGAGATGATTAAGCGTTATGTTGAAGAACAAAAGACAAGGGGGTGACGTATATGGCACAGACCATAACAGTTAAGGTAAAGCTACTTCCCACAACAGAACAAATCCAACGATTGAAACAAAGTAGTAACGAGTACATACAAGTCATAAATATGCTCGTAGCTGAGATGGTTGAAGAAAAGAAAAGCACGAAAAAGACGACGAAAAACGTTCCTGCTAATCTACCCAGTGCGGTAAAAAATCAAGCGATTAAAGATGCGAAAAGTGTATTTTCCACCAAAGTAAAGAAAAGTAAATACACAATCGTTCCGATTCTAAAGAAACCAGTTTGTGTATGGAACAACCAAAACTATTCTTTTGATTTCACGCACATTTCTATTCCACTTATGGTAGAAGGTAAATCCAATCGTGTTAAAATTCGTGCATTGTTTATCGACAAAGATAATCGGAATTTTGATTTATTAAAGCATAAACTTGGTACGCTCCGTATCACACAAAACTCAGGTAAGTGGGTAGCGCAAATATCTGTCACGATTCCGACAACTGAAAAAACGGGTACAAGAGTTTTAGGCGTTGATTTAGGACTGAAAGTCCCTGCGGTAGCTATCACAGAAGATGATAAAGTTCGTTTTTTTGGTAACGGACGAGAAAACAAATATAGGAAACGGAAGTTTCGTAATGTTCGTAAAATGCTTGGGAAACAAAAGAAAGTGAATGCTATTCGCAATTTAGACGATAAAGAACAACGATGGATGAAAGACAAAGACCACAAGATCAGTCGCGAAATCGTAAATTTTGCAGTTGAGAATAAGATTTCTGTCATTCGCTTAGAGCAACTAACG
Above is a window of Paenibacillus uliginis N3/975 DNA encoding:
- a CDS encoding GNAT family N-acetyltransferase — translated: MLNIRFYEEKDLEDLAALMADLGYPTDREQMGRRMKRIMEESSYFTFVAVKDNRVVGMIGCREAVGYEFDDCSVQINALVTKQEVQGQGIGRALLQNVEQWAKERGAKGLFLTSGNKPERKYAHEFYQQLGFIITVFPERESPLL
- the tnpA gene encoding IS200/IS605 family transposase is translated as MNEYRRTNTTVSLLNYHFVFCPRYRRKIFLKAEVEQRFKELVHEVCAELKIEIVALECDKDHTHMFLSALPTLSPADIMAKVKGRTSRKLRKEFPHLLHLPSLWTRSYFVSTAGNVSNEMIKRYVEEQKTRG
- a CDS encoding RNA-guided endonuclease TnpB family protein; protein product: MAQTITVKVKLLPTTEQIQRLKQSSNEYIQVINMLVAEMVEEKKSTKKTTKNVPANLPSAVKNQAIKDAKSVFSTKVKKSKYTIVPILKKPVCVWNNQNYSFDFTHISIPLMVEGKSNRVKIRALFIDKDNRNFDLLKHKLGTLRITQNSGKWVAQISVTIPTTEKTGTRVLGVDLGLKVPAVAITEDDKVRFFGNGRENKYRKRKFRNVRKMLGKQKKVNAIRNLDDKEQRWMKDKDHKISREIVNFAVENKISVIRLEQLTKIRQTTRTSRKNEKNQHTWSFYRLSTFIEYKANLVGIKVEYVNPANTSQSCPKCPERNKAQDRRYKCPCGFENHRDIVGAMNIRYATVVGGNSQSA